In Streptomyces sp. NBC_01231, the sequence GCTTCGCGCGGCTCGGATCGGGGCGCGTCCCCCTCACCGCTCCGTTGAGGTCCCTGCCCCTCCTCCGCGAACCGAGTCCCGTGCCCGGACCGTGCCGCACGCCGCCTGGCGCGGCCCGGCCCCGGGCACGGCCCGAGAGCGTCACCGGCGGCCAGGACCACGATCCGTGGCACGCCGTCGACGGACCGCCATGTAGGCGCACAGCAGGAACAGCGCCAGGAGAGAGGCGCAGCCGACGGCCGTGCCCAGCCGCAGACCGGGCGGGTGGAACGTGCAGGTGACGCTGGTCGAGGAGGCGTCGAGGGGGACGGCGATCAGCCCGTAGTACTGCCCGGCCGGTGCGGCGGAGCCGTCGTCCGCGGCGCAGCGCCATCCGGCGATCCGGGGAGCCGCGACGAGGGCGGTGCCCGTGCTGCCGGCGGGGAGTGTGGCCCGTACCGTGCCGCCGGATACGGTCACTTCGCTGGCACCGGTGGTCTTGAGGCGTACGACGGCGGAGTGCAGCCGGGTGGCGTCCAGGCAGCCGATCGCACCGTCCGGGACGACGCTCGTCCGGTTGGGGGACAGCTCGACGCGCAGATGTCCGGAGGCCGGGGCCGTGCCGAGCCGTTGCATGGCGGCGATCTTGGTGACGGGGTCGGACCGGAAACGCCCGGTCAGGCCATCGGCAAAGTCGCCGGTGAGTCGTGCGGTGCCCGCGAAGTGCGGCGCCCAGAGGTACACCTCGCTTCCCGCCGGGCACTGGGTCGTGATCGTCGGCTTCCGTACGGCGGTCCCGGGATCGAGGGCTCCGATGCGCACGCCCGGCCGCTCGCCGTCGCTGCGGTGCGGCGGCTTCCCGGTGCTGGTCCGTACCGTGAGGCGGGGCACGGTGTAGACCCGGGTGCCCAGCAGCAGTTCCTGGTTGCGGTACGGCGACGGCCCGAAGGCAAAGACGCCCGTGCGTGCGGAGGCGGCGGACGGTCGTACCGTCACCAGGGGCGGTACGTCCCGCCGGGTCACGGTCACCCGGCTGCCGTCCTGAGGGAACCAGTTCTGGTGCGGGTCCGGCGGGGAGTGCACCCGGGCGCCGACGGAGAAGATGACGTCCGTGACGGCGTTGTCCAGGCTCTGCAGGCTGCGGCCCCCCGAGGTCCAGCCGCCCCCGAGGGCGGTGAGGGTTCGGAAGAGCACGTCGGAGGTGTGGCTGCTGTAGTACTGGGCGCCCTGGCCGCCCACCAGCAGCGGATCGTTGCCGACGGTCTGCTCCCGGCCGGCGTCGGTACGGTAGCGGGGCCAGCCGTCGGCCTCGGCTATCGCCTGCGCCTGCTGCTGTCGCCGGTCCCCCCAGGGCGCGTAGTCGTCCATGTGCCCGAGCCGCATACGGGTGGCCACGGCGGAGGTGGCGGTGGCCTCGCCGAGTTGGGTGCCGACGAGCAGCGCCACGGCGAGTACGGCAGGCAGAGCGCGGCGCCCGTTGCCGACGGAACGTTCGCCGTCCGTGCGGCGGAGCAGGGCCAGCCCGCCCAGCGCGCCCGCCGCGGCGCCGAGCAGCACCGGCCAGGTGAAGGAACGCACCAGGTCGCTTCGGCTCGCGATGGCGGTGATGAGCGCGAACAGCGCGCCTGCCGCACACAGCGCGCGCCGGTCGGGCGGCCCGTACGAGAGTGAGTGCCAGGCCGCGATCACCAGCAGCGCGCACAGCACGAAGGTCTCGCGGTACGAACTGCCCTGCGGTGGGGTGAAGGCGTGCCAGAGCAGTTGGGTCGGGCCCCACTGCATCGAGAGCGTCATCCCGGCCACCAGCAGGGTCCATCCGGTGCGCACCCGCCTGGGAGCCGCGCGGTGGAAGGGCAGGGCGAGGGCCAGCAGCAGCGCGGTGGTCCCCACGTAGACCGCCGGCGAACTGAAGCTGTACGTGGTCGGCAGCAGGCGGGCCAGGAGGTCCTCCGTCGCCACCGGCGTGAAGTTCTTGAATCTGCCCGGCGAGGCGTGCGTGGTGCCGAAGTAGACCACCGTCACCAGCGGGGCGGCGAGACCGATGCCGAGTACGACGGTGAGGCCGGCTCGGCCCGCCGCGGCGAGTCTTCGGCGACGCGGGAGATCGGAGAGCCACAGCCGCAGAAGCAGCACGAGACCGGCCGCGAGGGTGGCCATGTACGCCGTGTAGAAATTGGCGATCCACGCGGCGGCCACGACCACCACACCGAGGATCTGACGCCGTCCGTCGAGCAGCCATTCGCCGACCAGGCACAGCAGCGGCAGGGCGATGAGCCCGTCCAGCCACATCAGGTTGTACGCGGCACTCGCCACGGTCCACCCGCACAGGGCGTAGGACGCCCCCAGCAGCCCCGCCGCCCACCAGCGGCCTGGCCGCAGGCTCAGCAGCAGCCAGGCCATGACGGCGCCGGCGGACGCGACCTTCAGCACGGTGATCACATACACCGCGAGGTCGATCCGGTCCCGCGGAAACACCGCCACGAGCAGGGCGAACGGGCTGGTGAGATACGTCCCGAGGTCGGGAAGGAAGCTGGAGCCGTACCCGGACTGCCAGTTGAGGACGAGACCGCCGTCGGCCCTTCCGTGCAGCAGGTCCCACAGGTGCTCGTGGAACGGCACGTACTGGTTGCCCAGGTCGTTGACGCTCCGGGTGCGGGAGCCGAAGGGGTAGCTGCGGGCGATGACATCGGCAGCGCAGAAGGCGGTGACGGTGACGATCGCCGCGAGCAGCGCGGCGGCCGGCCCCGGTCCGGTCGGGCGCGGCAGGCGGACTCGGCCCGCACGGTCGCGCGCCGGGCCGGACGGCGGATCGGCCGGCCGGTCCGGCGCGGGGGCAGGAGGCAGGGTCGTCGGTTTCACACCGTGCCCCTGACCGGTCGTCGCAGGGCGTTCCGATGGGAAATTCCCGGTGGTAATGCGGCCGAATACAGGGTCGAACCATGCATGCCTGACAGCCCCCCAGAGCATTCGGGACACACGATGTCCCGGCCGGGGATGTCACCCCCGTCTCGTCGATTCGCCGACTTAGACGGGCCTTGTTTCCGCATGGTTGTGCGGCCCCCGGAAAAAGACCGACGCGATGTCGAATTCGTGCGCAAGGCTTTTGCATGAACTCCGTTACCGGAAAGTGAACGGTAGTCGTCCGGCGCATTGTTCGAGAATTAAGAGAGTGTGCCGATAGGAGGTGGCTGGGTGCGGGCGGCTCGTCAGACGTGGTCCAGTACGGCGGTGACGCGGCGCTTGAAGCGCAGGGTGACCGGGCCGAGCAGGCCGGAGGGCAGGGGCTTGTTGCGTTCGTTGGAGAGAGTGTTGGAGACGCGCACGGCGAGGCGGTTGCGTCCGGGGACGAGCAGGCCGGTGACGTCCGTGACGAACGGCGGCCACAACAGCGGGGCGAGTGCCTCGCCGTTGACGACCACGCCGGCCACGTCCCGAACGTCTCCGAGGTCGAGCAGTACGCGCCGGCCGTCGAGGACGGCGCGGTCCACGTCGATCTCCCTGGTGTAGGTGCCGCTGCCGGAGAACAGCGGGGCG encodes:
- a CDS encoding YfhO family protein; translated protein: MPRPTGPGPAAALLAAIVTVTAFCAADVIARSYPFGSRTRSVNDLGNQYVPFHEHLWDLLHGRADGGLVLNWQSGYGSSFLPDLGTYLTSPFALLVAVFPRDRIDLAVYVITVLKVASAGAVMAWLLLSLRPGRWWAAGLLGASYALCGWTVASAAYNLMWLDGLIALPLLCLVGEWLLDGRRQILGVVVVAAAWIANFYTAYMATLAAGLVLLLRLWLSDLPRRRRLAAAGRAGLTVVLGIGLAAPLVTVVYFGTTHASPGRFKNFTPVATEDLLARLLPTTYSFSSPAVYVGTTALLLALALPFHRAAPRRVRTGWTLLVAGMTLSMQWGPTQLLWHAFTPPQGSSYRETFVLCALLVIAAWHSLSYGPPDRRALCAAGALFALITAIASRSDLVRSFTWPVLLGAAAGALGGLALLRRTDGERSVGNGRRALPAVLAVALLVGTQLGEATATSAVATRMRLGHMDDYAPWGDRRQQQAQAIAEADGWPRYRTDAGREQTVGNDPLLVGGQGAQYYSSHTSDVLFRTLTALGGGWTSGGRSLQSLDNAVTDVIFSVGARVHSPPDPHQNWFPQDGSRVTVTRRDVPPLVTVRPSAASARTGVFAFGPSPYRNQELLLGTRVYTVPRLTVRTSTGKPPHRSDGERPGVRIGALDPGTAVRKPTITTQCPAGSEVYLWAPHFAGTARLTGDFADGLTGRFRSDPVTKIAAMQRLGTAPASGHLRVELSPNRTSVVPDGAIGCLDATRLHSAVVRLKTTGASEVTVSGGTVRATLPAGSTGTALVAAPRIAGWRCAADDGSAAPAGQYYGLIAVPLDASSTSVTCTFHPPGLRLGTAVGCASLLALFLLCAYMAVRRRRATDRGPGRR